The genomic segment agaaatacaccTATTTCTATATAATCCCACTTTATATcctaatatatatacttatacataatgACTTAATTGCTAcccattctaaaaaaaattgtattaacttttaaaacttatattctCCTTTGAATATACACACTTATTAGGTACCTGATATTATAGTTTCTATTTACGTAGGCCTTGCAGGTTTGAAGTGGCACATGCTTCTAGTCTTACGCGGTTTTATTGTGACCACAATTATTGTATGCGAATCGTGTACAATTTGTTGCTATTGCGTTTATTGCatggattttattgttaataaataatattctttatttatatatcatgaAAAGGTTagcttaaaaaatatgatatcagGGCCTTGCTGTAGAAAATTCTGAACTATTTATTTATCCTGAGCGATTTTTACTAACACTTTTACTTAGGTTTAGTAAacctatatttacttataagtaGTTAAGTATTCTCTTTCCTTTTATTCACTCAAAGGTGTAATTTATTACGCTCAAGTATTAAAACAATGCTATATTTACTACTTAGCCAATTTTGGCTAGGCACAAAATAGGACCTTATGAAATTGTTGCATAtacttagttttaaattaaatcttaggCAGCAGCAGGTATTTTGATcctatagatatattattatatagcagGTACCGACCTACTCTTCACTGAATTGCTGGCctgattataaacaaaatgttcgAATGAATGTTGCTATAGTTAGATAAtagatacctacttatttttaatgatgttaTTCATTTGCCTAGGCATACCTATGTATACATTAGTGATTAGGCAGGcgtctttttaatataataaaaaatacttgctgAATAGTAAGTACCAACAGTAAGTagcttatttgttttgtaatatttgataCAGGTTACGGTAAgttgaattcatttttataactattttggTGCAGACATAAAACTCCATTATACGTGTGTTATTTTAACTCCATCTATACGCTTAAAGTAAAAACTTGTTTTGTATCTGTTAATATTGTGCTACTATGGCTAGATGGCTGGTGACGAAAGAGTTTACGAGTTAGGAAGGGACtgtttttgttgaaaattataaaatgatcgtattttaatttaaatgatggtaggtacatattttctaaaataaattaacactcaaatattaaatatggttattatattattttgaaccaATTTTTAACGAATACTTCAAAGTCAattgacatttaataaaattagcattGACATTTCTTTGTCAGGGCTACCAGACtctgtaacaaaatataaaaactgtataaCTGATGAAATACAACTAtagtttattatacaataatttggAAAATGAAAACATAACACCGGtgatcaataattaatattaaatcattattaataattatgaatgtattTAGAATACACACAAAAACTCTTTGTTGATTAAGCCCTCAAAGATTCgactctgaaaaataaaaaagatcagcgtttgttttgaacaatatacaaatattatttgaacaatttttAAGGCGTATACTTCCAATCTGAACTACATTTTAGCGAAGCAATGATGAGATTTCTCGTTGAATATTTTCTTgaagatattattgttttcaaaaactTTGTGTATATTCTAAAATAGAGTAAATCCCACAAGAAAGAGTCGAAAAACGAGATAAATTTGATGATCTAAACAACCTCATCTACTACTAATTACAAAGAgggctttgtaatttaaagtacaGCGTATCAAACTCATATATTTCCTTAATCTCTGCGAGGCCCTACTCGTTACCCTGACACATTagacattagtataatataataatgtaggcCATAGCTGAAGCCAGTAGACAATTCCCTACTATGTTCTTCAAACTAACAATACGAGAATGCTTCcaagaattataatttcataagtGAAAGTAACAATTGAATTATTACTAcgtattcttattatttttatttaccgcAAGATATACCGTGTAGGTACTAATTTTAGACACATAAGTAAATTCATTGTAGATATCCGCTGGCAGCACTATCCTCAGGCCGTCATTGTCACTGTAATTTATATGCGCTGCAGCTCTGTGGTCACTGGTCACTGGTCAGTGTTCTGTCAAGCAAGACTCAAGTGACAAGACTTGTCAGTCGCAATTTTACTCGTTTATATGTAAAACTTATTTGGGTATTGATGTGTACTTCTAATGAGTGTAAATACGTAAAACTAATTTGAAAAATGTACATATATCAATTACCATTTGAGATAAACAGAGAGCTGTGCAGAATATTAGACCACTCTGACTATTGGGAAGAGCTGGCAGGCAATCATATGAAATATTCACCGCTGGATGTAATCGTATGTATTCTTTCATTACTGATGTTTCGGTCTTGGGATTTTCCCAATCACGAGTTTCACACAAACAACGTTTTTGGTATTTCCCAGGTCGAAACGTTGTCTTTAACATAAATTGTGTATATTTAATCTACCTTTATGAGGTAAGGTCCTAGCAAGAATcgattatacctacatataaattgtaaataaatattactccgTGACCTAAGTTCATTGACTGCAAATAGACATCTGATCTATGCCATGAATTGTGTGCCAAGAAAATATGTTTcgaaatatctttaaaataacataaataacataaataattcattatatttctttgtagataataatatccTTTACTGCCTGTTGTAAAGACTGTTATGCAGGATAGATGTGTGTACATGATGTAACAACATACATTTGAATATGTAGGTATGttaatgtatgttatttatGGTCCTGGCCTCATGTTAGTCATAccttagattaaaataaaaatttacttattctTCCCTATTTAGATTGAGcttttaaacttgttttatatttgtaacaatcttAGAAAttgtatctttgtatattttgtataaaatctcAATATTTATCCCATATAATGGGATAAGACACACTAAATGAATCTTTTTGCATAAAACTTCTTTACTAATGCATTATTGTATACTCTGTGACCATGTCAGGGCatctttttttagtttatcacattttttaatcttattttccTCATAGTATGTTTAAATTtgctagattttattttacattgaattgactatgttttattgtaattgttattCGCATTTCATTTGCACTAAGCCCACTCCTATGGGGTGAACATCCATACACATTCCATTTACCAGAACGGATTTTGGCTTAAGTTTTCTAATCAGCTGCTTGGATGATAAATCATTCCTGAGGAAACCAATCTTACAAAATTATGTTGAAATTACACACAAAATAGGTTGTCCAATTTGCGAATTGAATACAGGAGTCCACAAGCACCAGTACAtatagactaacccccttattcatagacgtttttatctaaggatggagtaaagctgtgataacaagtctgtttctcagtgcccaatgCCACTGGGAAtcagacatagagccgttgtgattggcttatattgagatacaacaatattagccaatcacaacaatATCTACGccctgcgaaggctgccatgccgtcagcactgagaaacagacttattatcacagctttactccgtccttagataaaaaacgtctatgaataagggggtaacacTAGACCAGGTGAATTAACATTTTAGATGTAATATAAAACTCTATTACCTCATAGAATGAACAGAATTCATGactttagttataaattatacaatataaagaaACAACATCGAacctgtataatttaatttatattctgaaGATTTTCCTGTTAGTTAGTCATGATGATTCCAGTGATATTTTGACATTATCATTTCAtgtgaaataaatgtaaatctGCAAGAACACATAAGGACAGGTAATTTACACATGGTGTATGCAAATATTCCAAATAGAAAAATTTCACATCTTCAGTATTCCAATGGTATATCTACTtgtttattagtataaaaaaatattggataatacattaaaatatagcaGAAATAGCTAATGACAAACAATTCATTGaactattacaattaaattttatatttcctgcAAGTTATGAATCCACATTTAAGTGGAATTCTTAACATAGTATGGTTTATCATAAcatattagaatttatacgcagtatatgtatgtatttaaactAGACAAACTATATGAAAGGCAAAATTGTTTCAGGTTACATTAAGGAAACTTTCTTGCTGGACCAATAAAGCCTTGAGTCATGGCTTTgtcaaagaatttatttattggtttcacTTTGTTccttaataatacattttgataaaagAACCCTcgattttgacaatattttttaatattaactaagtatttataaagtCAAAGCCCAAATCCTATAGAGGCGAATACAATGATAACTTAATGGCCGAACAACATAATACTTACCCTGCCattctaatgatttcttttatcTTAAATCTACATGTctagtgatttaaaaaaataatatatattttttttatattttgttttcacttttattttatgttattattatttttttaattaggaatTAAAACAAACCGCCCGTAAAAATGACTTATCACCAACTGAAATGTTACTGACGCGCTGGGGTCAACTGAACCACAAGGTTGAAGAATTGTTCTTGTTGTTGTACCACATGGAGCATGTGCCTGCTCTACGCTGTCTGTCATCTTTGGTTGACAGCAGATTTGTGAAACTGATGAGGAAACTTGAAAGAAAAAAAGGCATTACAAACAGCAAGAATAATGGAAGTAACGGTATgctttttttgtacatttatttaaaattaaaagtttacaTGTTAGAAAAATTGTTTGTATTGTCATATACAGGGCCATTATGAAAATgccttaataaatgaaaccatttacttatcttcttgaaaataacacgatatcataaattattctcaatattatgtaaaataaagtgtAGATTATATAAAGAAGTAAGTGTAGATTtggaacaaaaattaataaaaaagttatttttatattacatcccAAAAGGCTACTACTACTGCACGAAAAAAAGTTGTCagagcggcaacatcatactttaaGTCTGATAGACATTTAAACACAACATATTCCCACTAAacttaaaactacaaaatggtctaaaaatatattagaaaactaaaactgttattttggGTGAAAATCGTTGCATaacttttggcacaatgttaacacGGGTAACAACAgaaatgtggtttcatttactaacttgaatgtaaaaattaccctgtagaatttttttagtaaaagtgAAGTAtgacaaaacataattttgatttatacaaataaaaaaaattaggaaaAACGTAACAAATAATCGCTTATTAGGTCAAAACTAATTTTAGTACAGGGAGTATGTACGGGAGGACATTGTAACTActattctaattatttaaattgatttttctcTTAAGCTAAAGAGGTACGCTTACTGCCTCATAGAGTAAACGTAACTTGTGTAACATTTAtagttatactttttattttataagttttttggCATCATTGTTTTACAGTTTTATGGAGATGTTGGCCTTTTTTGTGTCACGAAGTTACTGTGCTATGTTGTAGGCGGTAACTATTTAGGTAATTGCTTTTTGCTCGGTGTTTTGTGACGATTAGCGAATCAGTATCAACCAGAGAtgtcttaaatatattttttagcatatttttattcctATGTCATACCTTGAAATTGTTTCTGATGCATACGTCATTATGAAGGAAATAATAATAGGAAAATCCGGATTGTGTTTTGATTACAAGAATTAGACTACCAAAAGTTATTTGCTTTTAGATAACCCTATAAACTATTACTCTGAataagacattaaattaaatagcatCGATAAAGCATTAGGTtgttttgacaatatttttattatatatttgttgtgTACATAGAGCCGGTCTTAGCTTTTCGGGTGCCCCCCTTTTTATGACGACCTTTTTTTGGGATTATGTTTTTGTAGAAAAAAGTATTAGGTTTATAACGACGTGTTTCTGTTAGAGCTTTTTGCACGCACCCAAAGCTTTTGGCGCCCTCCCTAGGGCCTGGTGCCAAGGAGGAGTGTCACGAATAAGCCCCCCAGTACTTCCCTAAGTGCGGTTCTGCTTGTACGTACCTACGAGCGCCGCGTCATCTTTGGGCTCAACAGTATCTCaaaattgttacttattatttaaatattttaatgattaaattataatatctattatatgTACACAATTAACGCCCGTATTTACAAACGCTATTAAACTAAGTACAGAGTAATGCTATGATAAAAAGCCTGTTTCTCATTGCTTTCGGCATGAAAACTTTCGTATTGCGTAGGCATAGGAGAGACCGAGACGCTGTGATAGAGGTACAGctttacttcagttggctgttacataaataaaactgaactaGGCCAAAGAAAACATTGAAATTGCTGTTACGATGTGTTCAGGACTACTGTTcgtcctcatagtattgtttgataCGCAAGTACATATGCCtagttatttcattattacttttgtttttttcatgaaaataaatgggacgataaaatttatttatcaatattttttcttcaatcTGGAGTGTTTTTTTTCCTATAGACAATTAATgtctacgttttttttttcagaaaatgGCAATAAACACAGCACGGTGAAAGCCGACGGTACCTGCAGTTCGATACCCCTACCGGTTGTACTCATCGATCaggtatttattgtttgttttcctTGAATTTATAATCAAGTTACGTGATTTATATAATGGATTGACGTATTCATTTTGTTGTCTAGAAAATGACGCAAATGTATAAGTTAGCTAGCTTAAAAAAAGAAACGTTTTTATACTGGGGCTGCAAGGTAATACAGTGTGGACCAAATAAAATGATCAACGGGACATGTCGTATCTCTCGATGTCGCCATAATTGTACCGGTTTTGCGTTTGCCTCCATTTCGTTAAAACAGTTCGATTTCGCATTCCAGGGTCAGTCACTGTACATAGCTTACTTTGTACAGTGACTAACCTATTGAAATATCTACTACACAAATCATTGTGTCTATCCATAATTCAGGTGCCATCTTAAAGCTTTTTTGCCTCAGTCATGACGAAATGTTCTTGGTTCAAACAGTCTAAAGGAGGTATATAACATTTaccaagtattttattttctaagtatGTGGAAAAATCTAGATTGTGCTATCAACCTAAACCATTAGCAGATCTTCTTTGAGCTAGGGTAGTCATATAGTGGAATAAGAGACAGGCCGCGTGCCATCACATAACGATAAACATTTGCAATGATTTGACGTATCGTGGTTGAAAAATACGTCTTAAAatttccagattttttttattgagttgaGTTTGGAAAGAATTTGGCCCGAGTCCATACTGTAAATGAATGTCAAAGGCAGCAGCGATTTTGAATTCATTGTATGCAAAACTTATTATACGGCCCGCGATGACTAAACTTTCATTAAATAATCGATAAATTGTATGTTATCGCTTCATCGAGTGACAGTATCATTAACCGCGAACGAGTGGTCCATATTTAGGAGGTATATAAGTACCATTATTAATGATAAACATGTTGTGACATCATGTTTACTTTTCAGGTTAGATACGAATTATGTAGGCGACCTTGTAGTAATAGGCTGACTTTATTagctatttgtttaatattttgcagTTAATGTACGTACAAATTATCACAATTATTAAAACCTACTCCAAAAATCACTAAAATCGAAAAATAACTAAGCTTTATACAGACAAGCAAGATACTTACTTAATCTTTTTCCAATCAGTGTTGTTAtgtttatactagcttttgctcgcggctacgcCTGCGTGATacagttttccgggataaaagtcccgctatacaaaatagcctatgtcattcccaaggtctcaaactatcttcataacAAATTTTGTCGTACTTAGtagggtagtttttgagtttatagcgtaaagacaggcagacagatgcggcggggtacattgttttaaaatatatgtcttAGATCTGTTTTTAAATCCTACCTTCTCCGCCATATTAAATGGACACAGGAATCAAACACGTGTGCCGGGATTAGACTGGTTTATTAACTCATGCAGTTTACGCcggtagataaaaataattttaaaattgagtaCAATATCATATTGACAAGATCGTtttagaggaacaattccgtcttACATTATTGTTGCAGTAGGTTCTTTAACtgtttacacagcgcacgctacggaaaaaaaatcatgaattttCCCGTTTGTGCAAtgtttttcattgatgctccactCGTATTGGTCACAGGTCATAGTCATAGTGATGTTATAATAGCCTTTAGCCTTCCTAGATAAAGGGGTTAtcgaacactaaaatattttttcaattcgaacgtGTAGTTCCTGAGAATAGCGCGTTAAAACGAACAAAGTTTTCGGCTTCATattatagtacctatatatacattaaatatttattttgtatttagtaaataatttaaattgtaccTCGTTTTGGTATATTTGTTCTTTACTTAACTTAAGTGACAATTTGTATAGTTAATGGATGCAAATAGGCCTAGATCCTTTTCGCTAACTAAGTCAGtgtagacagtgtaactacaggacctaataagacttatcatctcatgtctcaggatggcgggcgtagtggtataccaaacaatactttgtaattcaaggtgttggttggtatttctactgtttatgagcggtcgtatcgcttaccatcaggcgaacagcaagttcgtctcatcattataagcaataaagaaaaatatcccGGATTTATTACCATAGATCATGGTTACGGGAAAATttcttactttgttttatttaagtgcTGTATTGTTAAAGGGTTAAGTATATATGCCGTTTTCTTGGAAATTTAAAAGGGGCACCTGTGGCCATAAATTTGTGGTTCCATACATAATAAAGTCGGATCTTACTTGGTTATTTATGTTACAGGGCGTGCATGTCTCGAGTCACGGACACGCGGGCAATTCGCCCTCCATCGAATCGAGCACGGACACAAGTCGAGTGAGTATACACATTAAGTTTGTTATCATCGCGGAAAACTCAATTGTTGAGTTTTGAAAAATGTGATATTTTGTAGGATTGCATGAATAACAAAGGTCATAGCGgtgattgtttataataaacagCGCGATTTCCTCGTGATTTCGAGAATAGGAATCGCTTATAATTCGTTAAGGTGTCGGCTCTTGTAAACATAGCACGTACATTTTGCTCTATACTTCGGTTTCATAAATTACTAAAGATTTTAACAGTGAATGTTCACTTAAATGTTGTTAtagctttaaatatttgtgttaggGATTCTGGATATAACTATAGGCATATACAATATCACCAACcattgttggtggtaggataaattttatattcgtccgaatagcgaccaccatacacaaaatgttaaaacccgcgatagtggcccacgtaagtgcgtcgcgttccgggatcagcctgtgtatatccggttaaggttatagcttaaggtccatttttcataaattttgtttcacctttaatctgggtaactaaacaagtattgacaagtaaagaatttaaattcacgtctagttagtgattagttctcgcagttgaaagaaaaacgtaaaaataattaatatgcatggatatttcggcctttaaaatttcgtcgtattaaatttattaaaggtgaaacaaaatgtatgaataatggaccttaagctataaccttaagccggcataattgtgtctacggtcgaggggtaatcatctctcgtcagtcgacattgcattggaccctactccatttacaatcaggtacagtagggtcACATTGCCGCGCactactaaaaacaaaaatatatatgttgttCAACATGTAGTGTAGGTTTACACATAGGATCTTCAATATTCTGTACTCGACCATCGTGACgttatatacctaatataatgTCCGTGGATTGTTTACGTACATATTACTACTTCAGATATATATGTGTACACATCAATTGTGCCGATTTAACGTGTTAACAATATTCTTTGTCGTCGGGTTCGATAATCGATATAAACAGAATTTATACATCATTGGATATTTAAAGATATAGACGTGATCAAATCATAATACACGTGTTAAAATTGTCTTATGTGTATGAAAATTGTGTAACTGTcgtattttagataaattattatataatgattttttaagtttacgcgaatgttagacatttaaattaaactattttacaattttatcgcggttttaatattttactattctcccgacgtttcgaaggttttgcagccttcatggtcaccatggaggctgcaaaatcttctcTCCATTCTTTATTGGCGTCCAAAtctttcttaataatataaacgatAAATAACAAAGCCTACAGAAATAGATGTCGGTATGTAGTACGTGTTATCGTATTGGCCTATATTAGCGATGTCATCCTATAGAATTTTATGTTtactgtagaattccagaaaacatggaaataatattctgagtttgtacttcggaatccatttatttacaaactgacatttctttgaaacaaaacattatattaagaaaaacgtaccagccagtacactacactcctccatactaaattaacaaaacactcaactctacaacttaaaatgataatacctcacattctataatcaggaacgtttgttaatctacactgcctaatagggcgttgcctgggacgtggagtcgttggctcatacggtaaggcgtcctgaaattcaggtgataccggggtggcactaccctgaagttccactaacggagaccgcgtcgcgatcggtctactgaccggagtatgaattgcggaatcgcacactctctgcccctgcaccgatgataaagtggctggctctgaacctagtgctgaccttaatcctgcattaggaagttgagacacccttttcattggaatcgctagggataaactagcgttctcctttctaatttggtattcatttttatgaaacttccttTTAATTTGGTCTATATGCCTGTGAACTAACTCTCCCCGGCTGCCTACAATCTCGTAATCAGTATTCCCTAAACATCTCTGAATTTTGCCTGAGACCCATTTGTCTCCACTCAAATACT from the Manduca sexta isolate Smith_Timp_Sample1 unplaced genomic scaffold, JHU_Msex_v1.0 HiC_scaffold_1217, whole genome shotgun sequence genome contains:
- the LOC115453887 gene encoding uncharacterized protein LOC115453887 isoform X1 — protein: MYIYQLPFEINRELCRILDHSDYWEELAGNHMKYSPLDVIELKQTARKNDLSPTEMLLTRWGQLNHKVEELFLLLYHMEHVPALRCLSSLVDSRFVKLMRKLERKKGITNSKNNGSNENGNKHSTVKADGTCSSIPLPVVLIDQGVHVSSHGHAGNSPSIESSTDTSRVSIHIKFVIIAENSIVEF
- the LOC115453887 gene encoding uncharacterized protein LOC115453887 isoform X2 — protein: MLLTRWGQLNHKVEELFLLLYHMEHVPALRCLSSLVDSRFVKLMRKLERKKGITNSKNNGSNENGNKHSTVKADGTCSSIPLPVVLIDQGVHVSSHGHAGNSPSIESSTDTSRVSIHIKFVIIAENSIVEF